A region from the Pelodiscus sinensis isolate JC-2024 chromosome 11, ASM4963464v1, whole genome shotgun sequence genome encodes:
- the FAM89B gene encoding leucine repeat adapter protein 25 has translation MNGLQPPQDCLGGNVCSIEGLPPLPKGLSGILNSSGGSWREIEKVYSKKTRIQDDLSKSRAASEKLLRSKPANLDSALAMLRKEMVGLRQLDMSLLCQLWSLYESIQEYKGLFQDMSSSLHSEGSYAAENGFSDEDDEFEVEPPGPDVHKETPLLGRLSLPQPQNSRDQWLQDSFHITI, from the exons ATGaatggcctccagcccccccaggaCTGCCTGGGGGGTAACGTCTGCTCCATTGAAGGGCTCCCCCCGCTGCCCAAGGGCCTCAGCGGGATCCTCAACTCCAGTGGCGGCTCATGGCGTGAGATTGAGAAAGTGTACAGCAAGAAGACACGGATCCAGGACGACCTGAGCAAATCACGAGCTGCCTCCGAGAAGCTGCTGCGGAGCAAACCAGCCAACCTGGACTCAGCGCTGGCCATGCTGCGCAAGGAGATG GTGGGCCTGCGCCAACTGGACATGTCACTGCTGTGCCAGCTGTGGTCGCTGTACGAGTCAATCCAGGAGTACAAAGGGCTGTTCCAGGACATGTCGTCGTCCCTTCACTCTGAGGGCTCCTACGCTGCTGAGAACGGCTTCTCTGATGAGGATGATGAATTTGAGGTGGAGCCACCAGGACCTGATGTGCACAAGGAGACACCACTGCTGGGCCGGCtcagcctgcctcagccccagaaCTCCCGTGACCAAtggctgcaggactccttccacATCACTATCTGA